A single genomic interval of Siphonobacter curvatus harbors:
- a CDS encoding DUF4256 domain-containing protein: MNNSSKSLSAEEQEALLNTLKARFAKNQQRHSGLEWPTVQARLEAYPEKLWSLQLMEETGGEPDVLAQDAKTGEILFYDCAPESPKGRRSLCYDRKALDARKEYKPEDSALDLAAAMGIELLTEEDYRELQKYGAFDQKTSSWIKTPDEIRNLGGALFADRRYGQVFVYHNGAESYYAARGFRGLLRI, translated from the coding sequence ATGAATAATTCCTCTAAATCTTTGTCTGCTGAAGAGCAGGAAGCCTTATTAAACACGCTGAAGGCTCGTTTTGCGAAAAACCAACAACGCCACTCAGGCCTTGAATGGCCTACCGTACAAGCCCGACTGGAAGCCTATCCCGAAAAACTCTGGTCGCTTCAGTTGATGGAAGAAACGGGCGGAGAACCTGACGTACTGGCTCAGGATGCAAAGACGGGAGAAATCCTTTTTTACGATTGTGCCCCCGAAAGTCCCAAAGGTCGTCGCAGTCTATGTTATGATCGGAAAGCACTGGATGCGAGGAAAGAATATAAACCTGAGGATAGTGCTCTCGATCTGGCGGCAGCGATGGGCATTGAACTATTGACGGAAGAAGACTATCGGGAGCTTCAAAAATACGGAGCATTCGATCAAAAAACGTCCAGCTGGATAAAAACCCCCGACGAAATCCGGAATCTCGGCGGGGCCCTGTTTGCGGATCGCCGCTACGGGCAGGTCTTTGTCTACCACAACGGAGCTGAGTCGTACTATGCGGCTCGGGGCTTTCGGGGTTTGCTGCGGATATAA